The following proteins are co-located in the Sphingobacteriales bacterium genome:
- a CDS encoding T9SS type A sorting domain-containing protein gives MKKAISRKDFLTRSALVAGGLSLAAFGSGILTSTKVKASGMATAWPWPYPSGGLDKETARIKAHDAFWSGKGCSYACFEAMIACLRETVGSPYTDLPTELMIYGHGGGVGWGATCGTINGCAAAISLVCAKADSDILINELYGWYTLTEFPSDESNTIAKNHGYTVNTYDMDLGKSVSHSPLCHASVTNWCNTNNILVSANERKERCARLCGDTAAKTVEILNAHFAGTFTPAYVPPSIIATCNACHGKGSTKYYTEAKMDCASCHGDDTFPHTNQIIEDHGQDDFKVEQNSPNPFNHTTKVEFSISKAENVTIEIYNLNGKHIKTLTNNTSYGPGTYSVEWDGKNEMGQDASSGMYFFNLKTSNGIKTLSMIKQ, from the coding sequence ATGAAAAAAGCAATATCAAGAAAAGATTTCTTAACCAGATCAGCATTAGTAGCAGGAGGATTATCACTCGCTGCTTTTGGATCAGGAATTTTAACATCAACCAAAGTCAAAGCGAGCGGAATGGCTACTGCCTGGCCCTGGCCGTATCCAAGTGGAGGGCTTGATAAGGAAACAGCAAGAATTAAGGCACATGATGCTTTTTGGAGTGGTAAAGGATGTAGTTATGCCTGTTTTGAAGCAATGATTGCCTGTCTTAGGGAAACAGTAGGTTCACCTTATACAGATCTACCCACAGAGTTGATGATATACGGACATGGCGGAGGTGTAGGCTGGGGTGCAACCTGCGGTACTATTAATGGCTGTGCAGCAGCAATATCTCTTGTTTGTGCCAAAGCTGATTCTGATATACTTATTAATGAGCTGTACGGATGGTACACTCTTACTGAGTTTCCATCTGATGAAAGCAATACCATTGCTAAAAACCATGGCTATACAGTAAATACCTATGACATGGATTTAGGGAAAAGTGTAAGTCACTCACCTTTATGCCATGCTTCTGTTACTAATTGGTGCAACACAAATAACATATTGGTAAGTGCCAATGAAAGAAAAGAAAGATGTGCGAGGTTATGCGGAGATACTGCTGCAAAAACAGTTGAAATTTTAAATGCTCACTTTGCCGGTACTTTTACTCCCGCTTATGTACCTCCTTCCATTATTGCTACCTGTAATGCCTGTCATGGTAAAGGAAGTACAAAATACTATACTGAAGCAAAAATGGATTGTGCATCTTGCCATGGGGACGATACATTTCCTCATACCAATCAAATAATTGAAGATCATGGTCAAGATGATTTTAAAGTAGAACAAAATTCCCCTAATCCGTTTAATCATACAACAAAAGTGGAATTTTCAATTTCAAAGGCTGAAAATGTTACAATTGAGATATACAATTTAAACGGGAAACATATAAAAACCCTTACGAATAATACATCTTATGGCCCTGGAACTTACTCGGTAGAATGGGATGGTAAAAACGAAATGGGACAGGATGCAAGTTCCGGAATGTATTTCTTCAATCTGAAAACTTCGAATGGAATAAAAACACTTAGCATGATAAAACAATAG